In Enterobacter sp. 638, a single window of DNA contains:
- a CDS encoding LysR family transcriptional regulator gives MERVYRTDLKLLRYFLAVAEELHFGRAAARLNMSQPPLSLHIKELESQLGTLLFIRHSRSVALTHAGKILMEESRRLLASAGQALARVEQIGRGEAGRIELGIVGTAMWSEVRLLMRAFLKAHPNVDVVFREKSPVMQMALLERRELDVGIWRMATHPSAGFTSINLSAASFLVAMPEDHRLVGRSAVSLTELQNEYFVTMPSAHSDWAFLHGVCQQAGFTPLIVREAVEPQTVLAMISMGMGITLAADSYAQMQWPGVVFRPLEERIPADLYVVYDQKQATPAVEKLIEGLIV, from the coding sequence ATGGAACGCGTTTATCGTACCGATCTTAAACTGCTGCGTTATTTTCTTGCTGTCGCTGAGGAACTGCATTTTGGACGGGCTGCGGCCCGTCTTAACATGTCCCAGCCTCCCTTGAGTCTACATATTAAAGAGCTGGAAAGTCAGCTCGGTACTTTGCTGTTTATCCGTCATTCGAGAAGCGTTGCTTTGACTCACGCAGGCAAAATTCTGATGGAAGAGTCTCGACGTCTGCTTGCCAGTGCAGGCCAGGCACTTGCGCGTGTAGAGCAGATTGGCCGGGGAGAAGCGGGGCGGATTGAACTGGGTATTGTCGGAACGGCAATGTGGAGCGAAGTGCGTTTGCTGATGCGGGCGTTTTTAAAAGCGCACCCAAACGTTGACGTTGTTTTCCGTGAAAAATCACCGGTGATGCAGATGGCATTGCTCGAACGACGTGAGCTGGATGTTGGGATCTGGCGGATGGCGACGCATCCCTCTGCGGGTTTTACCAGCATCAATTTAAGTGCCGCCTCGTTTCTGGTCGCGATGCCGGAAGATCACCGCCTGGTCGGACGGTCCGCCGTTTCATTAACCGAACTGCAAAACGAATATTTTGTCACAATGCCCTCGGCGCATTCTGACTGGGCATTTCTGCATGGCGTATGCCAGCAAGCAGGCTTTACACCATTGATTGTCCGCGAGGCCGTTGAGCCGCAGACAGTACTGGCGATGATCAGCATGGGAATGGGGATTACGCTTGCAGCAGATAGCTACGCACAAATGCAGTGGCCAGGTGTGGTGTTCCGCCCATTGGAAGAGCGCATTCCCGCAGATTTATATGTTGTCTATGACCAGAAGCAGGCGACGCCAGCCGTCGAGAAATTAATTGAAGGATTGATAGTGTAA
- a CDS encoding FlxA-like family protein, with the protein MTTIQGPTPSLQTSSGSSSASGNSISAQISRITSQITKLTQQLKDVASDTSGSAEDKKKQAELIQNQIKMLQAQLAQLQRQQAEESQQKQAQQQSKAEGVNSPTASNQIDIYI; encoded by the coding sequence ATGACGACTATCCAGGGACCCACCCCATCATTACAAACCAGCAGTGGCAGCAGCAGCGCCAGTGGCAATAGTATTTCTGCGCAGATTAGCCGTATAACGTCGCAAATTACTAAGCTGACCCAGCAGTTGAAGGACGTGGCTAGCGACACCAGCGGCAGCGCTGAAGACAAGAAAAAGCAGGCTGAGCTTATTCAGAATCAGATAAAAATGCTGCAGGCCCAACTGGCGCAGTTACAGCGTCAGCAAGCTGAAGAAAGCCAGCAAAAACAAGCTCAACAGCAGAGCAAGGCCGAAGGTGTGAATTCACCTACCGCCAGTAACCAGATTGATATCTACATCTAA
- the gltX gene encoding glutamate--tRNA ligase: MKIKTRFAPSPTGYLHVGGARTALYSWLFARNHGGEFVLRIEDTDLERSTPEAIEAIMDGMNWLNLEWDEGPYFQTKRFDRYNAVIDDMIVAGTAYKCYCSKERLDALREEQMANGDKPRYDGRCRHSHEHHADDEPCVVRFANPQDGSVIFDDQIRGPIEFSNQELDDLIIRRTDGSPTYNFCVVVDDWDMEISHVIRGEDHINNTPRQINILKALNAPVPVYAHVSMINGDDGKKLSKRHGAVSVMQYRDDGYLPEALLNYLVRLGWSSGDQEIFSREEMIKLFSLGAVSKSASAFNTDKLLWLNHHYINTMQPEYVATYLQWHIEQANIDTRTGPELAELVKLLGERCKTLKEIAESCRYFYEEFDAFDADAAKKHLRPVARQPLEVVRDKLAAITAWTAENVHHAIQATADELEVGMGKVGMPLRVAVTGAGQSPGLDVTVHAIGKTRSVARINKALGFIAERESQQ, translated from the coding sequence ATGAAAATCAAAACTCGCTTCGCGCCCAGCCCGACAGGTTATTTGCACGTCGGTGGAGCACGTACTGCTCTCTATTCCTGGCTTTTTGCACGTAACCACGGCGGTGAGTTCGTGTTGCGTATTGAAGACACCGATCTTGAGCGCTCCACGCCGGAAGCAATCGAAGCCATTATGGATGGGATGAACTGGCTGAATCTGGAGTGGGATGAAGGCCCGTACTTCCAGACCAAGCGTTTCGACCGTTATAACGCTGTCATTGATGACATGATCGTCGCGGGCACGGCATATAAATGCTATTGCTCAAAAGAACGTCTGGATGCATTGCGTGAAGAGCAAATGGCGAACGGCGACAAACCTCGCTACGACGGTCGCTGCCGCCACAGCCACGAGCATCATGCTGATGATGAACCCTGCGTTGTGCGTTTCGCTAACCCGCAAGACGGCTCCGTTATTTTTGACGATCAGATCCGTGGTCCGATCGAATTCAGCAATCAGGAGTTAGACGATCTTATTATTCGTCGCACCGATGGTTCTCCAACCTATAACTTCTGTGTCGTCGTCGATGACTGGGATATGGAGATTTCTCACGTTATCCGTGGCGAAGACCATATCAACAACACCCCGCGTCAGATCAACATCCTGAAAGCGTTGAATGCGCCAGTACCGGTTTACGCGCACGTTTCTATGATCAACGGCGACGATGGTAAGAAACTGTCTAAACGTCACGGTGCGGTCAGCGTAATGCAGTACCGTGATGACGGCTATTTACCTGAAGCACTGCTGAACTATCTGGTGCGTTTGGGCTGGTCCAGCGGTGATCAGGAAATCTTTAGTCGCGAAGAGATGATCAAGTTGTTCTCTCTGGGGGCGGTAAGTAAGTCCGCCAGTGCGTTTAACACCGATAAACTGCTGTGGTTGAATCACCATTACATTAACACCATGCAGCCTGAGTACGTGGCGACCTATCTGCAATGGCATATTGAGCAGGCTAACATTGATACCCGCACTGGCCCTGAGCTGGCGGAACTGGTGAAACTGCTCGGTGAGCGCTGCAAGACGCTGAAAGAAATCGCTGAAAGCTGCCGCTATTTTTATGAAGAATTCGACGCGTTTGATGCAGATGCAGCAAAAAAACATCTGCGTCCAGTAGCACGTCAGCCTCTGGAAGTGGTGCGCGATAAATTGGCCGCCATTACCGCATGGACTGCTGAGAATGTGCATCATGCGATTCAGGCAACCGCAGACGAGCTGGAAGTCGGTATGGGTAAAGTCGGTATGCCACTGCGTGTCGCGGTGACAGGTGCAGGCCAGTCACCTGGTCTGGACGTAACGGTCCACGCCATTGGTAAGACACGCAGCGTTGCGCGTATTAACAAAGCTCTGGGCTTTATTGCTGAGCGAGAAAGTCAGCAGTAA
- a CDS encoding YfeC-like transcriptional regulator has protein sequence MNKLRSKMTTEELAESLGVAKQTVNRWVRKQGWKTEGINGVKGGRARLIHIDARVREHIINLPAIRNRQAIYQLAEPSAAYGGTNPSRVLRQVIDTLENMTQTEQERLAALLTREGIKGFLNRLGIAEEHA, from the coding sequence ATGAATAAATTACGGAGCAAAATGACCACGGAAGAGCTAGCCGAAAGCCTTGGCGTGGCCAAACAAACGGTAAACCGCTGGGTACGCAAGCAAGGGTGGAAAACAGAAGGTATCAACGGTGTGAAAGGTGGACGGGCAAGACTCATTCATATTGATGCCAGGGTGCGCGAGCACATAATTAACCTCCCCGCCATTCGTAACCGTCAGGCCATATACCAACTTGCTGAGCCCTCTGCCGCCTATGGTGGCACTAACCCATCTCGTGTGTTGCGTCAGGTCATCGATACACTGGAAAACATGACGCAAACCGAGCAAGAAAGGCTTGCTGCGCTACTAACCCGTGAGGGCATTAAGGGATTTCTCAACCGACTCGGTATTGCTGAAGAGCACGCATAA
- a CDS encoding EAL domain-containing protein: protein MTNKILDNLRIFALASFICLLTLPLSRYISPRAIVNGNDIYLAWLPLSVMLSVILLFGRRAVAPIIFSSALINAWGLQLTLIQSFALLFCQVFSVFTVCGIMRWQLGRRWRFGVPQRYIGIRIFWLGFILPISIKFSLLLIGYILHFPVSLSTYFGVGSAMDNVIDIQSLISSAIIFTMMFYYPLRMIINPRYAIKIWRYHVRPSFSKKQIFFTLFWLLCLGTMLIALCTPYRANYIAGYLVPVIFILFTLGISRLSYCVISFSWAICVFLLLTYNGNFLYGVENGYALAFALSVLISFAICLLYMSRIYQHGEWLKQGWQERALTDPLTGLPNMRALEAFLEKHPHSHVCCLRIANQEFLSRHYGMMMRVNCKREVTSALQPFLLTDEKLFQLPGSELVLVLNGTETAARLQHMVDHLNNRRIYWNNTALDVEFGASWGSLSDEWGENLHHVLGQLSWLSEQSCANQTVLALTHSMATVSDQTTERVFLLSRIKRALSEGGLRLYVQPIQNAAGGGYHEILTRLESDGELIFPDQFIPLIAQFNLSRRFDLSVVEAMVIWLADHPVSHHSARFSVNLMPLTLMQKETASDIITLFERHGVSSAVVIIEVTEEQAFSESESSILNIQRLREFGFKIAIDDFGTGYANYERLKRLEADIIKIDGCFIKDICADDMDAMIVKSICNLAKTKSLSVVAEYVETQEQRQMLLAFGVDYLQGYLIGKPHPIEELQA from the coding sequence ATGACAAATAAAATTCTTGATAATTTAAGAATATTCGCACTTGCTTCTTTTATTTGCCTGCTGACTCTGCCTCTTTCCCGCTATATCTCCCCTCGTGCAATTGTTAATGGAAATGACATTTATCTCGCCTGGCTTCCTTTGAGCGTTATGCTGTCGGTTATTTTATTATTTGGTCGTCGTGCAGTCGCTCCCATTATTTTTAGCTCTGCACTTATCAATGCATGGGGTTTACAATTAACTCTCATACAGTCATTCGCATTATTGTTTTGCCAGGTATTTTCTGTGTTTACCGTCTGCGGCATTATGCGCTGGCAGCTTGGGCGACGTTGGCGGTTCGGTGTCCCCCAACGATACATAGGGATACGGATTTTTTGGTTAGGTTTTATCCTTCCCATCAGCATTAAATTTTCTCTGTTGCTGATAGGGTATATACTCCATTTTCCTGTGTCGCTGTCGACTTATTTTGGCGTAGGTTCGGCAATGGATAATGTTATCGATATTCAGAGCCTAATATCTTCTGCAATAATATTTACAATGATGTTTTATTACCCATTAAGGATGATCATTAATCCTCGTTATGCCATAAAAATTTGGCGGTATCATGTCAGGCCTTCATTTTCTAAAAAGCAGATCTTTTTTACATTATTCTGGTTGTTGTGTTTGGGCACCATGCTGATTGCTCTGTGCACGCCTTATCGTGCAAATTATATTGCAGGCTATCTGGTTCCGGTCATATTTATCCTGTTCACTCTGGGTATTAGCCGATTAAGCTATTGCGTGATTTCGTTCAGTTGGGCGATCTGTGTATTTTTGCTGCTTACCTATAACGGCAATTTCCTTTATGGCGTGGAGAATGGCTACGCCCTGGCATTTGCTCTCTCCGTTCTGATTTCGTTCGCGATCTGTCTGCTTTACATGTCACGTATCTATCAGCATGGCGAATGGTTAAAGCAGGGTTGGCAGGAGAGGGCATTGACCGACCCCTTGACGGGCTTACCTAACATGCGCGCGCTGGAGGCTTTTCTCGAAAAGCACCCACACTCTCATGTATGTTGCCTGCGCATCGCTAATCAGGAGTTTCTGAGTCGGCATTATGGGATGATGATGCGAGTAAACTGTAAGCGTGAAGTCACGAGCGCTTTACAGCCTTTTTTGCTGACTGATGAAAAACTTTTCCAACTGCCGGGTAGCGAGCTGGTTCTTGTACTGAACGGCACCGAAACGGCTGCGCGATTGCAGCACATGGTTGACCATCTAAATAATCGAAGAATTTACTGGAACAACACGGCCCTGGATGTTGAATTTGGCGCCTCTTGGGGGAGCCTGAGCGATGAATGGGGTGAGAACCTTCATCATGTGCTGGGTCAATTGAGTTGGTTGTCAGAGCAGTCTTGTGCAAATCAAACCGTATTAGCATTAACTCACAGTATGGCAACGGTATCTGACCAGACGACGGAACGCGTCTTCCTATTGAGTCGCATTAAACGCGCGCTCAGTGAGGGTGGGCTGCGTCTGTATGTGCAACCTATTCAGAATGCTGCAGGCGGGGGATATCACGAAATCCTGACGCGACTTGAAAGCGATGGCGAATTGATTTTTCCGGACCAATTTATCCCTCTCATTGCACAGTTTAATCTCAGCAGACGTTTCGACCTGAGCGTGGTGGAAGCCATGGTGATATGGTTGGCGGATCATCCCGTTTCGCACCATTCCGCCCGGTTCTCGGTCAATCTCATGCCGCTCACATTGATGCAGAAAGAGACAGCATCAGACATCATTACTCTCTTCGAGCGCCATGGTGTCTCTTCTGCAGTAGTGATTATCGAAGTCACTGAAGAGCAGGCTTTTTCTGAATCTGAAAGCAGTATTTTAAATATCCAGAGGCTGCGCGAATTCGGATTCAAAATTGCAATTGATGATTTTGGTACGGGTTATGCCAACTACGAGCGGCTTAAGCGTTTGGAGGCGGACATCATAAAGATAGATGGCTGTTTTATTAAGGATATTTGTGCCGATGATATGGACGCGATGATTGTGAAATCGATTTGCAATCTGGCAAAAACTAAATCACTGAGCGTTGTCGCCGAATATGTTGAAACGCAAGAGCAGCGCCAGATGCTATTGGCCTTTGGCGTGGATTATCTTCAGGGTTATCTGATTGGTAAGCCACATCCCATCGAGGAATTACAGGCATAA
- a CDS encoding LysR family transcriptional regulator translates to MNYSLRQLRVFVTVAQAKSFSRAGEIIGLSQSAVSHSVKELELQTGVRLLDRTTREVVLTEAGQQLALRLERLLDELNSTLRDVGRVGQQLSGTVRVAASQTISAHLIPQCIAESNQRYPDINFVLHDRPQQWVLESIRQGDVDFGIVIDPGPVTDLECEMVLSEPFLLLCRDDDPLAALPEVTWQALQGANLVLQDYASGSRPLIDMALVEQKVKASIVQEIGHPATLFPMVEAGIGISVLPALALPLPQGSRLVVKRFTPCIERKLMLARRKNRSLSGAAHALWEVVRMQAQQLMEARIRDPLFNATDD, encoded by the coding sequence ATGAATTATTCGCTACGTCAACTTCGTGTTTTTGTCACCGTCGCGCAGGCCAAAAGTTTTAGCCGCGCGGGCGAAATAATCGGCCTGAGCCAGTCGGCGGTGAGCCACAGCGTGAAAGAGCTGGAACTACAAACCGGCGTGCGTCTTCTCGATCGCACCACGCGTGAAGTGGTGCTCACCGAAGCGGGGCAGCAGCTGGCTTTACGTCTGGAAAGACTGCTGGATGAACTTAATAGCACTTTGCGTGATGTGGGCCGAGTCGGGCAGCAGCTTTCCGGAACGGTGCGCGTGGCAGCAAGCCAGACGATTTCAGCGCATCTCATTCCGCAGTGTATTGCAGAAAGTAATCAACGTTATCCCGATATCAATTTTGTGCTGCACGACCGGCCACAGCAATGGGTGCTGGAGAGCATTCGACAGGGAGATGTCGATTTTGGGATTGTTATCGACCCCGGTCCGGTCACGGATCTTGAATGCGAGATGGTACTCTCAGAGCCGTTCTTGTTGTTATGTCGTGACGATGACCCGCTGGCAGCTTTGCCAGAAGTTACATGGCAGGCACTGCAGGGGGCTAACCTGGTGCTGCAGGATTACGCCTCCGGAAGTCGCCCATTGATTGACATGGCGCTGGTTGAGCAAAAAGTGAAGGCGTCAATCGTGCAGGAAATTGGTCATCCCGCGACGTTGTTCCCGATGGTTGAGGCGGGAATAGGCATCAGTGTTTTACCTGCGCTGGCATTGCCATTGCCTCAAGGGAGCCGGTTGGTTGTTAAGCGCTTCACGCCATGCATCGAACGCAAGTTGATGCTTGCGCGGCGTAAAAATCGTTCGCTTTCGGGGGCGGCTCACGCCTTATGGGAGGTGGTTCGTATGCAGGCGCAGCAATTAATGGAGGCCCGCATACGCGATCCGTTGTTTAACGCAACAGACGATTAG
- the xapA gene encoding xanthosine phosphorylase: protein MTLSNNPWYCADIIRTAKPDFTPRVAFILGSGLGALADQIEDAVAISYDKLPGFPVSTVHGHAGELVLGHLAGVPVACMKGRGHFYEGRGMTVMTDAIRTFKLLGCEFLFSTNAAGSLRPDVGPGSLVALNDHINTMPGTPLVGLNDERFGERFFSLANAYDPEARAILQAVANEEGFALSEGVFVSYPGPNFETAAEIRMMQIIGGDVVGMSVVPEVISARHCGLKVVAVSAITNLAEGLGDVKLSHEQTLAAAELSRQNFIDLIRGFLRKIA, encoded by the coding sequence ATGACCCTCTCAAATAATCCGTGGTATTGCGCTGATATTATTCGTACCGCCAAACCTGATTTCACTCCCCGAGTAGCCTTTATTCTTGGCTCTGGACTGGGAGCGCTTGCGGATCAGATTGAAGATGCCGTTGCGATTTCGTACGACAAATTGCCTGGTTTTCCCGTCAGTACCGTCCACGGCCATGCCGGTGAATTGGTATTAGGTCATCTGGCGGGCGTTCCCGTTGCGTGCATGAAAGGCCGCGGGCATTTCTATGAAGGCCGCGGAATGACGGTAATGACTGACGCGATCCGCACTTTTAAATTGCTCGGCTGTGAGTTCCTGTTCAGCACTAACGCGGCCGGTTCCCTGCGACCAGACGTTGGGCCAGGCAGCCTTGTTGCGCTTAATGACCATATCAATACCATGCCGGGCACGCCGCTGGTGGGCTTGAATGACGAGCGCTTTGGCGAGCGTTTTTTCTCTCTGGCGAATGCCTACGATCCTGAAGCACGCGCAATCTTACAAGCCGTTGCGAATGAAGAGGGTTTTGCGCTCAGCGAAGGTGTCTTTGTCTCCTATCCCGGACCCAATTTTGAAACTGCTGCCGAGATCCGCATGATGCAAATTATCGGCGGGGATGTGGTGGGAATGTCGGTCGTACCTGAGGTGATTTCAGCCCGTCATTGCGGGCTGAAAGTCGTCGCCGTTTCCGCAATTACCAACCTGGCGGAAGGGCTTGGCGATGTGAAACTGTCCCATGAACAAACGCTGGCCGCGGCAGAACTCTCTCGACAGAACTTCATCGATCTTATCCGTGGATTTTTACGCAAAATTGCCTGA
- a CDS encoding YfeC-like transcriptional regulator → MTPEELSQLTGYSRQTINKWVRKEGWKTSPRPGVQGGKARLVHVNEKVREFIRCACRITDEPQLSEGSTNPNALNALLLTLANEMTPDEQKQLTTLLLREGISGLLQRLGIRDQN, encoded by the coding sequence ATGACGCCGGAGGAGCTGTCTCAGCTCACTGGCTATAGCCGTCAGACCATCAATAAATGGGTACGTAAAGAGGGTTGGAAAACTTCACCAAGGCCGGGCGTTCAAGGCGGAAAAGCGCGACTGGTGCATGTGAACGAAAAAGTCAGAGAATTTATTCGTTGTGCTTGTCGGATAACAGACGAACCTCAGCTATCTGAAGGCAGTACAAACCCTAACGCACTTAACGCGCTTCTCCTGACACTGGCAAATGAAATGACCCCGGATGAACAAAAGCAGCTGACCACGCTGTTACTGCGGGAAGGGATTTCCGGATTGTTACAACGTTTAGGAATACGTGACCAGAACTAA
- a CDS encoding DUF3820 family protein translates to MEKEQLVEIANTEMPFGKYKGRRLIDVPEEYLLWFARKDEFPAGRLGELMAITLLIKTEGLSHLVQPLKRP, encoded by the coding sequence GTGGAGAAAGAACAGCTCGTCGAAATCGCGAATACCGAAATGCCTTTTGGGAAATACAAAGGCCGTCGGCTGATTGATGTTCCAGAAGAGTATTTACTGTGGTTCGCGCGAAAGGATGAATTTCCTGCCGGACGGCTGGGCGAACTGATGGCAATCACGCTGCTTATCAAAACAGAAGGGCTGAGCCATCTGGTTCAGCCCCTCAAACGACCTTAA
- a CDS encoding bile acid:sodium symporter family protein, whose translation MKLFRILDPFTLTLIAVVLLASFFPARGSFVPFVEGLTTAAIALLFFMHGAKLSREAIIAGGSHWRLHLWVMCSTFVIFPILGVLFAWWAPVNVDPALYTGFLYLCILPATVQSAIAFTSLAGGNVAAAVCSASASSLLGIFVSPLLVGLLMNMHGAEGNLEQVGKICLQLLLPFVLGHLSRPWIGDFVARNKKWIGKTDQTSILLVVYSAFGEAVVNGIWHKVGIGSLLFIALVSCVLLAIIIAVNMFAARRFGFNKADEITIVFCGSKKSLANGIPMANILFPTSVIGMMVLPLMIFHQIQLMVCAVMARRYKRQTEKLAQEESHAAKA comes from the coding sequence ATGAAACTCTTTCGCATTCTCGATCCCTTTACTCTTACCCTGATTGCCGTCGTGTTACTGGCCTCATTTTTCCCGGCCCGTGGCAGCTTCGTGCCTTTCGTTGAAGGTCTGACGACGGCAGCCATTGCCCTGCTGTTTTTTATGCACGGTGCCAAGCTCTCCCGCGAAGCCATCATTGCAGGCGGCAGCCACTGGCGGCTGCATTTGTGGGTGATGTGCAGTACGTTCGTGATATTCCCGATCCTTGGCGTGCTGTTCGCCTGGTGGGCACCGGTGAATGTCGATCCCGCGCTTTACACTGGCTTCCTCTATCTGTGTATTTTGCCCGCGACCGTGCAGTCAGCCATTGCCTTTACTTCTCTCGCGGGTGGCAATGTGGCGGCGGCAGTCTGTTCCGCATCCGCCTCAAGTCTGTTAGGGATTTTTGTTTCGCCACTGCTGGTCGGGTTGTTGATGAACATGCATGGTGCGGAAGGCAATCTGGAACAGGTGGGTAAAATCTGCCTGCAGTTGCTGCTGCCATTTGTGCTGGGTCACCTTTCTCGCCCATGGATTGGCGATTTTGTGGCGAGAAATAAAAAGTGGATTGGGAAAACTGACCAGACGTCGATTTTGCTGGTGGTCTATTCCGCTTTTGGTGAAGCCGTCGTAAACGGTATCTGGCACAAAGTCGGCATCGGTTCGTTGCTGTTTATTGCGCTAGTGAGCTGCGTGCTGCTGGCGATAATTATTGCGGTAAACATGTTTGCCGCGCGTCGATTCGGATTTAATAAAGCCGATGAAATCACCATCGTCTTCTGCGGGTCGAAAAAGAGTCTGGCGAATGGCATACCGATGGCGAATATTCTGTTCCCGACGTCGGTCATTGGGATGATGGTACTGCCGCTAATGATCTTCCACCAAATCCAGCTGATGGTGTGCGCGGTGATGGCACGACGTTACAAACGTCAAACCGAAAAGCTGGCGCAGGAAGAGTCCCACGCCGCAAAAGCTTAA
- a CDS encoding nucleoside permease — protein sequence MNITTRLKMMSFMQYFIWGSWLVTLGSYMINTLHFTGSDVGMVYSSKGLAAIVMPSLVGIIADKWLRADRAYMICHLVCAVALCYAAHINEPGLMFWVMLINAMAFMPTIALSNTISYSCLEQAGLDTVTHFPPVRVYGTVGFIVAMWTISLMGVELSNVQLYIAAGSSLVLALYSMTLPKIHVVQNKASATLISKLGLDAFVLFKQPRMAVFFLFAMLLGAVLQITNTFGSPFLHDFARNPEFANSFIVRYPSILLSVSQMSEVFFILTIPYFLKRFGIKTVMMMSMIAWMLRFGLFAFGDPSGMGFALLMLSMIVYGCAFDFFNISGSVFVEQEVSSDIRASAQGLFMTMVNGVGAYLGAILSGMAVDFFSVDGVKDWQTIWLVFAAYALMLAVIFWFSFHYRHTPENSTMRTVAH from the coding sequence ATGAACATCACGACTCGCTTAAAAATGATGTCCTTTATGCAATATTTTATCTGGGGGAGTTGGCTGGTCACCCTCGGTTCTTACATGATTAATACCCTACATTTTACCGGTTCCGACGTGGGTATGGTTTACAGCTCTAAAGGGCTTGCCGCGATTGTGATGCCATCGCTGGTGGGCATAATTGCTGATAAATGGCTTCGCGCTGACCGCGCGTATATGATTTGTCATCTCGTCTGCGCAGTTGCGCTGTGTTATGCCGCGCACATTAACGAGCCTGGTCTGATGTTCTGGGTGATGCTCATTAACGCAATGGCGTTTATGCCCACGATTGCACTCTCCAATACGATTTCTTACTCGTGTCTGGAGCAGGCAGGGCTGGATACGGTGACTCATTTCCCGCCTGTACGCGTGTATGGCACGGTGGGTTTTATCGTTGCAATGTGGACAATCAGTTTGATGGGCGTAGAACTGAGTAACGTACAGCTTTATATCGCTGCGGGTTCATCTCTGGTTTTAGCGCTCTATTCGATGACGTTACCCAAAATTCATGTAGTGCAAAACAAAGCCAGTGCAACGCTTATCAGCAAGCTCGGACTTGATGCATTTGTCCTCTTTAAACAACCCCGCATGGCGGTATTTTTTCTGTTTGCCATGCTTCTGGGCGCTGTTTTGCAAATCACGAATACCTTTGGCAGCCCCTTTCTGCATGATTTTGCGCGTAATCCTGAATTTGCCAACAGCTTTATCGTTCGATACCCATCGATTTTGCTCTCTGTATCGCAAATGTCAGAGGTGTTTTTCATTCTGACCATTCCTTATTTTCTTAAGCGTTTCGGCATCAAAACGGTGATGATGATGAGCATGATCGCCTGGATGCTACGTTTTGGATTGTTTGCTTTCGGCGATCCGTCCGGAATGGGTTTCGCTTTACTGATGTTGTCGATGATTGTTTATGGATGTGCGTTCGATTTCTTCAATATTTCTGGCTCAGTGTTTGTCGAGCAGGAGGTGAGTTCTGATATTCGTGCCAGTGCTCAGGGGCTATTTATGACAATGGTGAACGGCGTAGGCGCATACCTGGGCGCAATTCTGAGCGGCATGGCAGTAGACTTTTTCTCAGTGGATGGCGTAAAAGACTGGCAAACGATATGGTTGGTATTCGCGGCTTATGCCTTGATGCTGGCTGTCATCTTCTGGTTTAGTTTTCACTATCGCCACACACCCGAAAACAGCACAATGCGCACAGTTGCTCATTAA